In Pseudocalidococcus azoricus BACA0444, a single window of DNA contains:
- a CDS encoding phosphate ABC transporter substrate-binding/OmpA family protein — protein sequence MRQGTAFTLLASLAVTAGLLGAGFWALNRYAPGLVNSSPPGSTSSQAQMTRLTLLGDTFSGYSTFRNPQFLQALQESGIELIYKDEFDQAARAKTLGENQADLVVTTLDQFLAQRPQGKIVGLIDRTVGADAVVLNTRQYPQLKSLLDLQTLVKQRQQAGQPVSMAFAADTPSEFLALVLDTKFDAFNLSDFKVVKVADASEAWKLMQDPQQNIALAVLWEPYVTQARQAQNTVILSSQDAPTSIVDVIVASDRLIQSQPVVITTFLENYYRRIDANIRVSAQLQDQIAQDGNLTPADAATVLRGIEFFTAPEALQWMQKKILQQRIQATAAILVLAGRLSQLPSDPQALYTPEFLTRAATNTQTLIDLVRADNPGLADKLAGAQNRTTPAKPVTAQQVATATNIGNLQVRGEVKFATGSAQLTAASTKTLQALARDISEFNPATVAVRVIGHTSRTGSASFNQSLSQQRAQVVANFLKAEGVKPTVVAEGKGFSQPLSGISPADVQNQRTEIRLVRVN from the coding sequence GTGCGTCAGGGAACTGCTTTCACCCTTCTTGCCTCCTTAGCGGTTACGGCGGGCTTATTAGGGGCAGGATTTTGGGCATTGAACCGTTATGCTCCAGGCCTGGTTAATTCTTCTCCCCCTGGTTCGACTTCATCCCAGGCCCAGATGACCCGCTTGACCCTTTTGGGAGATACGTTCAGCGGCTACAGTACCTTTCGGAATCCTCAATTTCTCCAGGCCCTTCAAGAATCCGGGATTGAGTTGATATATAAAGATGAATTTGACCAGGCAGCACGGGCTAAAACCCTCGGAGAGAACCAAGCGGATTTGGTGGTAACGACCCTAGATCAGTTCCTCGCCCAACGCCCCCAAGGCAAAATTGTTGGCCTGATTGACCGCACCGTTGGAGCCGATGCTGTTGTCCTGAATACTCGTCAATACCCCCAATTGAAATCCCTCTTAGACTTACAAACCCTAGTTAAGCAACGCCAACAGGCCGGTCAACCTGTCAGTATGGCCTTTGCTGCGGATACGCCTAGTGAATTTTTAGCTCTGGTGTTAGATACAAAATTTGATGCCTTTAATTTAAGTGACTTTAAGGTGGTTAAGGTTGCCGATGCCTCCGAGGCCTGGAAACTGATGCAAGACCCCCAGCAAAATATTGCGCTCGCAGTGTTGTGGGAACCCTATGTCACCCAGGCCAGGCAAGCTCAAAATACGGTGATATTGTCCAGTCAAGATGCGCCCACCTCCATTGTGGATGTGATTGTTGCCAGTGATCGCTTAATTCAGTCCCAGCCAGTGGTGATCACAACATTTTTAGAAAACTACTACCGCCGCATTGATGCCAACATTCGTGTTTCGGCTCAACTCCAAGACCAAATTGCCCAAGATGGGAACTTAACTCCTGCTGATGCGGCCACTGTCCTGCGAGGCATTGAGTTTTTCACCGCCCCCGAAGCCCTGCAATGGATGCAGAAAAAAATTCTCCAGCAACGAATCCAGGCCACGGCTGCCATTTTAGTTTTAGCAGGGCGACTGAGCCAACTTCCCAGTGATCCCCAGGCCCTCTATACACCCGAATTTTTGACGCGGGCTGCCACCAACACCCAAACCCTGATTGATCTAGTCCGGGCCGATAATCCAGGCCTGGCCGATAAATTAGCAGGGGCCCAAAACCGCACAACCCCCGCCAAACCAGTCACGGCTCAACAGGTTGCCACAGCCACTAACATTGGGAATTTGCAAGTTCGTGGAGAAGTAAAATTTGCCACAGGCTCGGCCCAACTCACAGCCGCGAGCACGAAAACTCTCCAAGCCTTAGCCCGTGATATTAGCGAATTTAATCCAGCCACCGTGGCCGTCCGGGTGATTGGCCATACCTCGCGGACAGGATCAGCCAGTTTCAACCAAAGTTTAAGTCAACAGCGGGCCCAGGTGGTGGCCAATTTCCTCAAAGCGGAAGGGGTTAAACCAACTGTGGTTGCGGAAGGCAAAGGATTTAGTCAGCCCCTGAGTGGTATCTCTCCAGCCGATGTGCAGAATCAGCGGACAGAAATTCGCCTGGTGCGGGTGAACTGA
- a CDS encoding SufS family cysteine desulfurase, with product MTLTQTRPLADLIRADFPILQQQVHGKPLVYLDNAATSQKPQAVIQTLVDYYQGYNANVHRGVHTLSDKATTAYEGARDKVAEFINARSRQEIVYTRNASEAINLVAYSWGLSNLGPGDEIILTVFEHHSNLIPWQLVAQKTGAILKFVELDAQQSFNLPQFQTLLSDKTKLVAVVHVSNTLGCITPVAQIAELAHAVGAKVLIDACQSAPHMKLDVQALDCDWLVASGHKMCAPTGIGFLYGKLDLLRSMPPFLGGGEMIADVFFDHATYADLPHKFEAGTPAIGEAIALGAAIDYLNVVGMEAIHNYEAALTQYLWNNLSQIPGLTLLGPAPDQDGFGRAALVSFTAGEVHPHDLSTILDESGIAIRAGHHCTQPLHRHLGVQSTARASLYFYNTLAEIDALTIALGEAIEFFGSIF from the coding sequence ATGACACTGACCCAAACTCGCCCCCTTGCGGATCTGATCCGTGCCGACTTTCCAATTCTTCAGCAACAAGTCCACGGCAAACCCCTCGTCTATTTGGATAATGCTGCCACCTCCCAAAAGCCCCAGGCCGTGATTCAAACTTTGGTGGACTATTATCAGGGCTACAACGCCAATGTCCATCGCGGTGTCCATACCCTCAGTGATAAAGCCACGACTGCCTATGAAGGTGCTCGGGATAAAGTTGCTGAATTCATCAATGCCCGCTCTCGTCAGGAAATTGTCTATACCCGTAATGCCAGTGAAGCAATCAATTTAGTTGCCTATAGTTGGGGGTTGAGTAATTTGGGGCCTGGGGATGAAATTATCCTCACAGTCTTTGAACATCACAGTAATTTAATCCCTTGGCAACTGGTGGCTCAAAAAACGGGAGCTATCCTTAAGTTTGTGGAGTTGGATGCACAACAATCCTTCAACCTGCCCCAATTTCAAACCCTATTATCGGATAAAACTAAACTGGTTGCAGTCGTTCATGTTTCTAACACCTTAGGCTGCATCACGCCTGTGGCCCAAATTGCCGAGTTAGCCCATGCTGTTGGCGCAAAGGTTTTAATTGATGCTTGCCAAAGTGCGCCCCACATGAAACTCGATGTCCAGGCCCTTGATTGTGATTGGCTGGTGGCCTCGGGACATAAGATGTGTGCCCCGACGGGAATCGGCTTTCTCTATGGAAAACTGGATTTACTCCGTTCCATGCCACCATTTCTGGGCGGCGGAGAAATGATTGCGGATGTCTTTTTTGACCATGCCACCTATGCCGACTTACCCCATAAATTTGAAGCCGGAACACCCGCCATTGGTGAGGCTATTGCCTTGGGAGCAGCCATAGATTATCTCAATGTAGTGGGGATGGAAGCGATTCATAATTACGAGGCAGCCCTGACCCAATATCTCTGGAATAACCTCAGTCAAATCCCAGGCCTAACTCTGCTCGGCCCGGCTCCGGATCAAGATGGCTTTGGGCGGGCAGCCTTGGTTAGTTTTACCGCTGGTGAGGTGCATCCCCACGACCTTTCGACAATTTTAGATGAGTCGGGAATTGCCATTCGGGCTGGACACCACTGTACGCAACCCTTACACCGTCATTTGGGAGTTCAATCAACGGCTCGGGCTAGTTTATATTTTTACAATACCTTGGCTGAAATTGATGCCCTGACCATTGCCCTCGGGGAAGCCATTGAGTTCTTTGGCAGCATTTTCTAG
- a CDS encoding SprT family zinc-dependent metalloprotease: protein MDIHFQLGTVNLGEEPGRLFKTQIIAAHDQALQHLQPYLSPHQVRFLDQAVMVSFSQRMRSCAGRAIGGQEIKLNYRLLLQNPTELIPTYLHELAHILAHRLYQARGHDPHWQELMAWIGQSPRRTHQMDVSGLKLRQKRYRYLCHCSEHFISAHRQTKIRRGVTYQCRYCHEVLRAAS, encoded by the coding sequence ATGGACATTCACTTTCAACTGGGAACCGTTAATCTTGGAGAAGAACCCGGCCGGCTGTTTAAGACTCAGATTATCGCCGCCCACGACCAGGCCCTTCAGCACCTCCAACCCTATCTCAGCCCCCACCAAGTCCGTTTCCTCGATCAAGCTGTCATGGTCAGTTTTAGTCAGCGAATGCGGAGTTGTGCGGGGCGGGCCATTGGCGGCCAGGAAATCAAACTCAACTATAGATTGCTGCTCCAAAACCCCACCGAGTTAATTCCCACCTATCTCCATGAGTTGGCCCATATTCTTGCCCACCGCCTCTATCAGGCCCGAGGCCATGATCCCCATTGGCAAGAACTGATGGCCTGGATTGGTCAATCCCCCCGGCGCACTCACCAAATGGATGTATCAGGTCTTAAACTCCGGCAAAAACGGTATCGCTATCTCTGCCATTGCTCTGAACATTTTATTTCTGCCCATCGCCAAACAAAAATTCGCCGGGGAGTCACCTATCAATGTCGTTACTGCCACGAAGTCTTAAGGGCAGCCAGTTAG